CTCGACCTGTGGGGGGACCTCCACGGCACCGAGTGGGAGGACATCCTCCACATCGCCCGCGAGGAAGGACTGACGCCGGCGTTCGAGATTCCCGGCATCCGTGCCGAACCCGAATTTCTGGAGTTCCTCGACGAGGGCGCCGCCGACTTCTGTAACATCAACGAGTTCGAGATGTCCGACGGCAACTACCGCCGGATGCAGGCGGAGGGCTACGACCTCCGCGAGGGCCACATGAGCGCCGTCGAGTCGCCCAAAGAGGAGATTCTCGACGTGATGGGCGACCACGACCGGGTCTACTTCTGTACCTCGGTGTTCAAAGACGCCGCCCAGCACCGCCGTCGCCTGAAGCGGATGGCCCGGAAGATTCGTCGGGAGTTCGACGAGGTGACCGACGACGGCACCCTCGTCTACGGCAAGACGTGGGTCACCGAGGAGCGCCTGCGCGAACTCGGCGTGCCCGAGGAGTTCTACACCGTCAAATCCGACCACGTCGAACTCGCGTGGTGGCTCCTAGAGGAGATGGTCGACGAGGGCGACGTGGGCGAGGGCGAAATCGTCGAGCAGTATCCGACGGTCGACGGCACTGTGGTGGAACGGACGCCGCTGGCGTAGGTTTTGGTCCAGCTTTTGCGAGCGAGGGAAGCGAGCGAGTAAAAGGTGGGAGTAGCGAGTAGCGCGGCACCGGTAGACTCCGATCCCCGGCCGCTCAGTCCGCCAGTTGCTTCCGCACCGCCGCCAGTTTCGGCTGGAACTTGTCGGTGCTCATGAGGTAGGCGAAGTAGAAGGCCATCGCGCCCACGAACGCCATCCACGCGCCGAGTTTGACCTGCCCGCTCTCGGCGGTGGCGAGCGCGAAGCGTTCGACGTAGAGACCGAACACGGAGAGCCCGACGCTCCCGACGCCGAACGCCAGGAGTTCGAGCAGTTGGGGGAGCAGTTCGAGGAGTGTGGTGGTCATGGGGTTCGCAGGTCGGCAGCGGTTGTGGCTCTTTCGGTTCGCCGAAGCGAAAGGCTCTTGCGTCGAGTCGGCCGATCCGAAGCCGATATGACCGGACGCTACGGCGACTTGGACTACCCGACGCTGGCGAAACGCGGGACGCTCCTCGGCCTCTGTCTGTTCGCGGTGGGCGCCGCGGGCGAACTCGGCGCCCACGCCATGGGTCTGCAACTCCCGGCGTGGGAGGCGACGTTGCTGTTCGACGCCGAAGTCCTCGGCGTCGCCCTCTTCTTGCTCTCGCCGCTCGTGTTCGGGGTTGCCCTCCCGCTGACGGAGTGAGGTCGGCGCCGATCCGGCAGCACCGTTCCGCAAACACCTTATATGCCGATTGCGCAAGTTTCCAACGATCAGTAGTATGCCGAGACCAGAGGTTCTCGAACGAATCAAGGCGGCCGAGGAGGAGGCCGAGGAGATCGTCGCGGAGGCGGAACGGGACCGCGACGATCGGATCGCGGAGGCGCGTGAGCGCGCCGACGAGATTCGCGCCGAGGCCGAGGAGGAGGCCGAGGAGATGGCCGAACGCCGCCTCGAGGAAGCCGAATCGGAGACCGAAGCCGAGGCGACGGAGCTTCGCGAGGAGGGGCAGGCGGCCCGCGAGGAACTCATCGCCCAGGCCGAGGCACAGATGGACGAGGCCGTCGAGTACGCCATCACACAGTTCGAGGAGGCGGTGCATGCTCAGACCTGAGCAAATGAGCAAGGTCTCGGTGACGGGATCGAAGGGAGTCATGGACGACGTCGTCGAGACGGTCCACGACTGCAACCTGCTCCACGTCACCGAGTACGACGGGTCCTGGGACGGCTTCCAACCGGGCAACCCGATCGACGGCGCCGAGACGGCCTCCGAGAAGTTGGTGACGGTCCGCTCCATCGAGAGCATCCTCGACGTCGACGCCGAGGACGCCGGCCCGACGCGCATCGTCACCGACGAGGCGTTGGAGGAGGAACTCGGCGAGATCCGGGAACGCGTCAACGAACTCGAGGATCGCCGCGACGAGATCCGCACGGAACTCGGCGACGTCGAGGAGCAGATAGCGGCCGTCGAGCCGTTCGCCACGCTCGGCATCGACCTGGATCTGCTCTCGGGCTACGACACGCTCGACGTGATCGTCGGCGAGGGCAAACGCGAGGCCGTCGAGCGCGCCGTCGTCGACGCCGACGGCATCGACGCCGTCGGGATATTCTCCGAGGACGACATCGTCGCGGTGTTCGCCCGCCCGGCGGAGACGGCGGACGACGACGTGCTCACCGACGCGCTGGTCGGCGTCGACTTCACCGCGCTGGAGGTGCCCGACGCCGAGGGCGCCCCGGAGGAGTACGTCACCGAGCTCGAACACCGACAACAGCAGCTCGAAAACAAACGCCGTACCGTCGAGAACGAACTGGAGGAAGTGAAACTCGACGCGGCCGGCTTCCTGCTGGCCGCCGAGGAGAAACTCTCGATAGACGTCCAGAAACGGGAGGCGCCGCTCTCTTTCGCGACGACCGACAACGCGTTCGTCGCGGAGGGGTGGATCCCGACCGAGGAGTACACCGACTTCGCGGCGGCCATCACCGACGCCGTCGGCGATCACGCCGAGGTCGAGGAGCTGGAGCGCGCGGCGTTCAAGTCCGACGGCAGCGAGGTCCACGAGGACGTCTCGGCCGGGAGCGCCGAGGGCACCGCGGCCACCGACGGCGGGGACGAGATCCGCGCCGACGGCGGCGGCAACGTCGTCATGCGCGACGACTCGCCGCCGGTCATCCCGAACAACCCCGGCGTCGTCAAGCCGTTCGAGATCCTGACCCAGGCCGTCAGCCGGCCGAAGTACGACGAGTTCGACCCCACGGTCGTGCTCTTCCTGACGTTCCCGGCCTTCTTCGGGTTCATGATCGGCGACTTGGGCTACGGCGCGCTCTACACCCTGATCGGGTACTACCTCTACTCCAACTTCGAGGGTGACGCGTTCAAGAGCATGGGCGGTGTCACGATCTTCGCCGGGCTGTTTACGATGCTCTTTGGCATCCTCTACGGCGAATTCTTCGGCCTGCACTTGATCGCGACGTACTTCTGGGAGGGTGCGCTCGGCCTCTCGCACCCGCCGATGGAGAAGGGCCTCTCGCCCGCAGGGCAGTCCTACGCCCTGACGTGGCTCGTCGTGAGCATCCTGGTGGGCATCCTCCACCTCAACGTGGGCTACGTCTTCGACTTCGTCGAGAACCTCGAACTCCACGACGCGAAACACGCGCTCTTCGAGAGCGGGTCGTGGATCCTGATGTTGAACGGGCTCTGGATCGCCATCCTCTCGCCCGACCTCGTCGGCGCCACGCCCGACTTCGTGTTCACCATCTTCGACGGCACGGGCGCCGCGCCGGAGGGCGCCGAGGCGATTCACGCCACCTACGCGCTCGGGTTCAACGGGTTCCCACAGATCGTCGGCTTGCTCGCCCTCGGGGCCTTCTTCCTGGGGTTGATCCTGCTCGTCGTGGGCGAACCCGTCGAGGCCATCGAGTTCCTGAACGTGCTGGTGAACGCGCTGTCGTACACCCGGATCGCCGCGGTGTTGCTGGCGAAGGCGGGGATGGCCTTCACGGTCAACCTGCTGTTCTTCGGCGTGTACGTCACCGGCGAGGGACCCGAAGCGGCGTTCCACTTCGGGCTCGGCCACATGCCCGAAGTCGGGTCGATGTACCACGGCCACGAAGTGACCGAGATCATGTTCGGCGGGCTGGTTCACTCCGGCCCGGCGATGCTGATCGTCGGCCTCCTCGTGCTCGTCCTCGGCCACGCGCTCGTCCTCGCGCTCGGCGTGACGAGCGCTGGCCTGCAGGCGGTGCGTCTCGAGTACGTGGAGTTCTTCGGGAAGTTCTACGGCGGCGGCGGTCGGGAGTACGAGCCGTTCGGCTACGAGCGGCGGTATACGACCGAAGACTGAGCGCCGCGGGGGCCTCCCCCCGTGATCCGCTCCCCCGTGTCACGCCGTACCGGACGACGACCCAGTAGACGCCGGTTTCGCTCCCGTATTCGGCAATTTTCGCGGATCGGTTTGGGAAGCTTTATGACGGTCGTAGAGGCAACTACGGGATGTTCGGAGACGACTAAACGGACTCCACACCACTATACACAATGTACGAACTCGCAACGCAGCTGGCATCCGTCGTACTGCAGGCAGAAGGGGCAGCGGCACCGGCCATTCCGCCCACCGCCGCCGCGGCACTGGCCGTCGGGCTGGCCGCATTCGGCGCGGGGTACGCCGAGCGCGGTATCGGCGCGGCCGCCGTCGGCGCCGTCGCCGAGGACCAGGATCTCTTCGTTCAGGGGCTGATTTTCACAGTCCTGCCGGAGACCCTCGTGATCCTCGCGCTGGTCGTCGTGTTCCTGGTCTGAACACACCCTCTCGCTTATCATGAGTTTAGAAACAGTTGCCGAGGACATTCGAGACGAGGCCCGCGCGCGTGCGGAGGACATCCGCGAAGAGGGCGAAGAGCGCGCCGAAGAGATCATCGCCGACGCCGAGGCCGACGCGGAGGAGATCCGCGAGGAGCGCGAGGCCGCGGTCGAACGCGAGATCGAACAGCGGCGCGAACAGGCGATCTCCAGCGCGAAACTCGAGGCCAAGCAGGCTCGGCTGGAGGCCCGCCGCGATGCGCTGGAAGAGGTCCGCGAGGAGGTCGAGGCCGCCATCGTCGACATCGACGGCGAGCGCCGCCGGTCACTGACCGAGACGCTCCTCGAGGCGGCCGCCGAGGAGTTCGAGGAGACGGAGTCGGTCTCCGTCTACGGTCGCGCGGACGATCAGGAACTGCTCGAAGACCTGCTCGATGGGTACGAGGGCTTCAGCGTCGCCGGCGAGCACGACTGCCTCGGCGGCGTCGTCGTCGAGAGCGAGGAGTCGCGGGTTCGCGTGAACAACACCTTCGACTCCATCCTCGAGACGGTCTGGGAGGACAACTTGAAGGAACTGAGTAACCGACTGTTCGAGCGATGAGCGCGAGCCCCGGCAGTTCGAACCCCGAGTACGTCACTGCCCGCGTCCGGTCGCGCCGTTCGGCGCTCTTCAGCGACGACGACTACCGGAAGCTCGTCCGCATGGGACCGGCCGAAATCGCTCGCTTCATGGAGGAGTCGGAGTACGAGCGCGAGATCAACGCGCTCGGCGCGCGTCACTCGGGGGTCGACCTCATCGAGTACGCGCTCAACCGGAACCTGGCGAAACACTTCAACGACCTGTTGGCGTGGGCGGACGGCCGCCTCTACGACCTGATCGCCCGGTATCTCCGGAAGTTCGACGCGTGGAACGTCAAGACGGTCCTGCGCGGGATCTACTCCGGCGCGGACCGCGAGAGCGTGGAGACGGACCTCATCCGCGCGGGCGAACTGGACGACCGGCTGCTCGACCGACTGCTCGACGCGGGCTCCATCGAGGAGGCCATCGACCTGCTCGACCGGACGATGTTCGCGGACCCACTCCGTGCGGCGTTCGACGACTACGAGGACAGCGGCGTGCTCGTCCCGCTGGAGAACGCAATCGACCGCGTGTTCTACGAACAGCTCCTGTCGGGGCTGGTCGTCAGCGAGGCGACCGAGACGTACCGCGAGTTCCTGCAGGCGGAGATCGACTTCCGGAACGCCCGGAACGCGCTCCGGCTGGCCCGGAGCGGCGCCGACGTCGACCCCTCGGAGTACTTCATCGAGGGCGGTCGGCTCTTCACCGCGGGGCAGTTGAACGCGCTGGCGTCGAACGTCGACGAACTCGTCGCGACGATCCGCGAGAGCACGTACGGCGACGACCTCGACGATGCGCTCGACGAGTTCGAGGCGGCGAACAGCCTCATCTCGCTCGAGCGCGCGCTCGACGCGGCACTGCTCGAATACTCGGACCGGCTCGGCTTCGTCCACCCGCTGTCGGTGGCGCCGGTCATCTCCTACATCCTCGCGAAGGAGCGCGAGGTGGACAACATCCGCGCCATCGCCCGCGGCCGCGAGGCCGGCCTGTCCGAGGAGGAGATCGAGGAGGAACTGGTGATCCTATGAGCCAGGAAATCGCCGTCATCGGCAGCCCTGACTTCACGACGGGCTTTCGACTCGCGGGCGTGCGGAAGTTCGAGAACGTACCGGACGAACAGAAGGAAGAAGAGCTCGACGACGCCGTCATGCGGACGCTCGACGACGACGACGTCGGCATCGTCGTGATGCACGACGAGGACATGGCGCATCTCTCCCGGACCGCTCGGGAGGCCGTCGAGGGCAGCATCGAACCGGTGCTGGTCACCCTCGGCGGCGGCGCCGGCAGCGGCGGCCTGCGCCAGCAGATCAAGCGAGCCATCGGTATCGACCTGATGGAGGAAGACTAACATGAGTCAGGCAGACACGACCGTCCGAGAGGACGGCATCATCGACAGCGTGAGTGGTCCGGTCGTGACCGCCGTCGATCTCGACGCCCGAATGAACGACGTCGTCTACGTGGGCGACGAAGGGCTGATGGGCGAAGTCATCGAGATCGAAGGCGATATCACGACCATTCAGGTGTACGAAGAGACCTCGGGCGTCGGTCCCGGCGAACCCGTCGAGAACACGGGCGACCCGCTGACCGTCGACCTCGGGCCGGGCCTGCTGGACACCATCTACGACGGCGTCCAGCGCCCCCTCGACGTGCTCGAGAGCAAGATGAACAGCCCGTATCTCGACCGTGGGGTCGACGCCCCCGGCATCGACTTGGAGAAGGAGTGGGAGTTCACTCCCACGGTCGAGGCGGGCGACGAGGTCGGCCGCGGCGACGTCATCGGCACCGTCCCCGAGACGGTGACCATCGAGCACAAGGTGCTCGTGCCGCCGGGCGCCCTCGAGGAAGGCGAGACGGCGGAGATCGTCGCCATCGAGGACGGCGAGTTCAACGTCGACGAGACGGTGGCCGAACTCGACAACGGCGAAGAGATCCGGATGCGCCAGGAGTGGCCGGTGCGTGAGGCACGCCCCGCCGGCGACAAGCAGACGCCGACGGAGCCGCTCCTGACCGGCCAGCGGGTGCAGGACGGCCTGTTCCCCATCGCCAAGGGCGGGACGGCGGCGATTCCGGGGCCGTTCGGTTCCGGAAAGACCGTCACCCAGCAGCAGTTGGCGAAGTGGTCCGACGCGGACATCGTCGTCTACATCGGCTGTGGCGAGCGCGGCAACGAGATGACCGAGGTCATCGAGGACTTCCCGGAACTGCCCGACCCGCAGACGGGGAACCCGCTGATGGCCCGGACGACGCTCATCGCCAACACGTCGAACATGCCCGTCGCCGCACGGGAGTCCTGCGTGTACACGGGCATCACCATCGCGGAGTACTACCGCGACATGGGGTACGACGTGGCGCTGATGGCCGACTCCACCTCGCGGTGGGCGGAGGCCATGCGCGAGATCAGTTCGCGCCTGGAGGAGATGCCCGGCGAGGAGGGGTATCCGGCCTACCTCGCCGCGCGGCTCTCCCAGTTCTACGAGCGCGCGGGCTACTTCCAGAACATCAACGGCACGGAAGGCTCCATCTCCGTGGTCGGCGCCGTCTCGCCGCCCGGTGGCGACTTCTCCGAGCCGGTCACGCAGAACACGCTCCGCATCGTGAAGTGTTTCTGGGCGCTCGACGCCGACCTGGCCGAGCGCCGGCACTTCCCTTCGATCAACTGGAACGAGTCCTACTCCCTCTACCGGGACCAGCTCGACCCGTGGTTCGAAGAGAACGTCGCGGACGACTACGCCGAGGTCCGCCAGTGGGCGATCGACACGCTCGACGAGGAGGGCGAACTCCAAGAGATCGTCCAGCTCGTCGGCAAGGACGCGCTGCCGGAGGACCAGCAGCTCACCCTCGAGATCGCGCGGTACATCCGCGAGGCGTGGCTCCAGCAGAACGCGTTCCACGACGTCGACACCTACTGCGAACCCGACAAGACGTACCTCATCCTCACGACGATCAAGACGTTCAACGACGAGGCGTTCGACGCCCTCGAAGCCGGCGTCCCCGTCGAGGAGATCACGGCCGTCGAGGCCCTGCCTCGCATCAACCGCATCGGCGTTCAGGAGGAGTACGAGGCGTACATGGACGAACTGAAAGACTCGATTACCGAGCAGATCCGGGAGCTGTACTGAGATGAAAGAGTACAAGACGATCACCGAGATCAGCGGCCCGCTGGTGTTCGCCGAGGTCGACAAACCCATCGGCTACGACGAGATGGTGGAAATCGAGACCGCCGACGGCGAGATCCGCCGGGGGCAGGTGCTCGAGTCCGAGGACGGCCTCGTCGCCATCCAGGTGTTCGAAGGCACTTCGGGCATCGACAAGAACGCGTTCGTCCGCTTCCAGGGCGAGACGCTGAAGATGAAGCTGACCGAGGACCTCCTCGGTCGCGTTCTCTCCGGGTCGGGCGAACCCATCGACGACGGGCCCGCAATCGAACCCGAGAAGCGCGAGGACATCGTCGGCGCGGCGATCAACCCCTACTCCCGCGAGTACCCCGAGGAGTTCATCCAGACCGGCGTCTCCGCCATCGACGGTATGAACACCCTCGTTCGCGGGCAGAAGCTCCCCATCTTCTCCGGCTCCGGCCTGCCGCACAACGAGCTCGCGCTCCAGATCGCACGACAGGCGAGCGTCCCCGAGGAGGAGGAAGGTGGCGAAGGCTCCGAGTTCGCCGTCATCTTCGGTGCGATGGGCATCACGGCCGAGGAGGCCAACGAGTTCATGGACGACTTCGAGCGCACCGGCGCGCTGGAACGCTCGGTCGTCTTCATGAACCTCGCGGACGACCCCGCCGTCGAGCGGACGGTCACGCCGCGGATGGCCCTGACGACCGCCGAGTATCTCGCCTTCGAGAAGGATTACCACGTGCTGGTGATCCTGACGGACATGACCAACTACTGCGAGGCGCTCCGTGAGATCGGTGCCGCCCGCGAGGAGGTGCCGGGTCGCCGTGGCTACCCCGGCTACATGTACACCGACCTGGCCCAGCTCTACGAGCGCGCCGGTCGGATTCAGGGCCGCGACGGATCGGTGACCCAGATTCCGATTCTGACGATGCCCGGCGACGACGACACGCACCCGATCCCGGACCTGACGGGCTACATCACGGAGGGGCAGATCTACGTCGACCGCGACCTCAACAGTCAGGGCGTCCAGCCCCCGGTCAACGTGCTTCCCTCCCTGTCGCGCCTGATGGACGACGGGATCGGTGAAGGGCTCACCCGTGCGGACCACGCCGACGTCTCCGACCAGATGTACGCCGCGTACGCGGAGGGTGAGGACCTGCGCGACCTGGTGAACATCGTCGGTCGCGAGGCGCTGAGCGACCGGGACAACAAGTATCTCGACTTCGCCGACGAGTTCGAACGCGAGTTCGTCGACCAGGGCTTCGACACCAACCGCGACATCGACGAGACCCTCGACATCGGCTGGGACCTCCTCTCGAACCTCCCGAAAGAGGAGCTCAACCGGATCGACGAGGAGCTCATCGCGGAGCACTACCGCGAAGACGCGGTCGAGGAAGAGGCGACCGCGGACTGATCACGGCGACTTCTTTCATCTCGGCGGAAACCCCCGCCATTTGTTGACGATCGGACAGCAATCGTTCGGCGGTCGACAGTCATTTTATCTCCCGTTCCTACGGCAGGACATGTCTGAGGGGCCGAGTTCAACGGCTGTGGGCGCGCCCGTCGTTCCCGGGGAATCCAGCGGCGAGACGACGACTGCCGCCAGCACCGACGCCGTCGACGAGGCGTTGAAGACGCGGACGATGGACGAGGCGCCGATCGGCATCACCATCGCGGACGCGACGGAGCCGGACATGCCGCTGGTGTACGCCAACGCCGCCTTCGAGCGCATCACGGGCTACCCCCCGGAGTACGCCGTCGGGCGCAACTGTCGGTTCCTGCAGGGCGAGGGGACCCGCGACGAACCGGTCGCGAAGATGCGTGCGGCCATCGAGAACGACACCTCGACGACGGTCGAACTCCGGAACTACCGCCGCGACGGCGAACTGTTCTGGAACGAGGTAACCATCGCACCGCTCCGCGACGACGACGGCGCGGTGACCTACTACGTCGGCTTCCAGCAGGAGGTGACCCGACGCAAGAAAGCGGAGCAGGCGGCGGCCCGCCGGGCGGCCCGAATCGAGCGGGAACGCGCGGCCCAGGAGCTCCTGCTCGACCGCCTCAACGGCGTCGTCGCCGAGGTGACGAGCGGGGTGGCGGAGGCCCGGTCGCGGTCGGCCCTGGAACGGCGCGTCGTCGAAGGGTTGGCGGCGACGTACGCCGGTGCGTGGATCGGGACCTACCAACCCGCCGAGGAGGCAGTCGTCCGCGGCGCCGCCGCGGGCTGGACCGGTGACGACGAGGTAGCGGGCGAGGACGCCGTCGCCGTCGACGAGTCCCGTACCGATCCGGTCGGTGTGGCCGTCACGCGGGCGGTCACCGACCGACAGGTGTGGATTCAGGCGTGTACCGACCCGACGACGCCGGCGACGGCCGTCGCCGCGGTGCCCCTCCACTACGGCGACGCGATGTACGGTGTCGCCGTGGTGTTCGCCGAGAACAACAGCGAGTTCGACGACCACGAGCGTGCGGTCCTTCGGTCTCTGGGGCGAACCGTCGCCACGGGCATCAACACGCTGGAGAGCCAGCGGACGCTCCGAAGCGAGGAGACCATCGAACTGCAGTTCACCGTCATGCAGCATCCGCTGGTCGACGTGGCCGGCGCCCTCGACTGTCGGCTGGCGTACCGGGGGAACGTCGCCGACCGCGACCGGTCGACGAGCCTCTTCGAACTGTCGGACGCGACGGCCGAGGCGGTCCGGGCGGCGGCCGACGGCACGGCCGTCACGGTCCACGCCGTCCTCTTCGAGGGCGAGACGGGCTGTCTCGTCGAACTGTCGATCGTGGACGACAGCCTCCGTGGGCTGCTCGCGGACCACGGTGCCGAACTGCGAGACATACGCGTCGACAGCAGCGTCGCACGGTTCACCGTCGAGGTGGCCCGGGAGTCGCTGGCGCGGTCGCTGGCGGACGCCGTGCTGGAGCGATACGAGGGTGGTGATCTGGCCAGCTACCGACACACCGAGCGACGCGAAGAGACGCGCCAGGAGTTCGTCGCCCGCCTTCGCGACGAACTGACCGACCGGCAGTACGCGGCCCTGATGCGGGCGTACACCGGCGGTTTCTTCGAGTGGCCCCACGAGGCGACGGGCGACGACCTCGCCGAGGCGATGGGCGTCTGTCGGTCGACGTTCCACGAGCACCTGCGCGCGGCCCAGCGGAAGCTCATCGGGGCGATTCTGGACCGGTAGCCCAACTAGTTGGGGACGCTGCTTAGGCCAATCGACCGTCAAATATTGCCTGCATCATGCCACAACCTGGTAGCGAGGGGATTTGGCTCTGGATCGGCACGCTCGGCATGTTCCTGGGGATGTTGTACTTCATCGCCAGGGGCTGGGGCGAAACGAACGAACGGCGACAGGAGTTCTACATCGTCACCATATTCATCACCGCCATCGCGTTCGTGAACTATCTCGCGATGGCGCTCGGCTTCGGGTTGACGATGGTGACGGTCGGTGGCGAGGAGCTACCGATCTACTGGGCGCGGTACACGGACTGGTTTTTCACCACACCGCTGCTGTTGATCGACCTCGGCCTGCTGGCCGGGGCGAGCCGGAACGAGCTATCGTCGCTCGTCAGCCTGGACATGCTGATGATCGGGACGGGCGTCGTGGCGACGCTCTCGGCCGGTCCCGGCGTGCTCACCGAGGGCGCGCGGCGGCTGGTCTGGTGGGGCGTCTCGACGGGCTTCCTGCTCGTCCTGCTGTACATGCTGTACGGCTCGCTCGACGAGAAGGCCAGTCGGCTCTCGGGTGACGCGGCGTCGACGTTCAGCACCCTGCGGACGCTGATCGTGGTCGTCTGGCTCGTCTACCCCGTGTGGTGGATCGTCGGCACCGAGGGGCTCGGGGTCATCTCGCTGTACATCGAGACGGCCGGCTTCATGGTGCTCGACCTGGTCGCGAAGGTCGGCTTCGGTATCATCCTGCTGTCGAGCCGCGAAGTGCTCGACGCCGCGGGATCGACGTCGCCGGCGGCCGAACCGGCCGACGACTGAGGTAGGGGGTCTCGTTGCCGTCCGGCGACGCTCGCCGGGTCGATCCGGCGAGGGTCCCCGGCGACTTCCGATACTCCCTGCGAGACGGGGCGTCCGAACGGCGCACCGACGCCGGACGGGAGGCCGAAATTCCCGTCCGTGATAGCGCGATCCGAGAATCTTTAGGGGACAACGGCGAACGGCTGTACGATCACACGGCGGCGGCACGACGAAGATACCCATGACTGGACCAACGTACCTGCAGTTTCACCTGGCGTTCCTGCTCCCGGCCGCGATGCTCATGGTCGCGACGGCGTTCGTGAGTCGGGCGCAGATGAGTGCTGCCGTCCGCCCGCTCGGCGTCGGGCGCACGTACTGGACGGGCGTCGCCATCATCACCGTCATCGCCTTGGTGTACACGACGCCGTGGGACAACTACCTCATCGCGACCGGCGTCTGGTGGTACGGCGACGGGAGCACGCTCGTCACGCTCTGGCACGCGCCGCTCGAGGAGTACCTCTTCATCCTCGTACAGCCGTGGCTGACGGCACTCTGGCTCTCGCATCTCTCGCTGCCGACCGAGTGGCCGTCGGTCACGCGGCCGATCCGAACGCGGGTCGTCGCGACCGCTCTCGCCGGCGTCCTCTTCGTCGTCGGCTGGACGCTGCTCGGCAGCGACGCCACGTTCTACCTCGGGGCGATCACCGCCTGGGCCGCACCGGTGCTGGCGCTCCAGTGGGCGGTCGGGGCGCCACAGCTCTGGGCGCGGCGACGGCTCGTCGCGCTCGGCACGCTCGTTCCCACGACGTATCTCTGCGTCGCCGACCGCATCGCCATCGAGTACGGCATCTGGGTCCTCTCG
This window of the Haloplanus rubicundus genome carries:
- a CDS encoding radical SAM protein yields the protein MISKGCEQCAKGGKMVLFVYGYCDQRDCFYCPLGENRKNVDTVYANERQVESDEDVLTEAHRMDALGTSITGGEPQEALDRTCHYLSLLKDEFGEDHHTHLYTGITGGRENMRRLSEAGLDEIRFHPPLDLWGDLHGTEWEDILHIAREEGLTPAFEIPGIRAEPEFLEFLDEGAADFCNINEFEMSDGNYRRMQAEGYDLREGHMSAVESPKEEILDVMGDHDRVYFCTSVFKDAAQHRRRLKRMARKIRREFDEVTDDGTLVYGKTWVTEERLRELGVPEEFYTVKSDHVELAWWLLEEMVDEGDVGEGEIVEQYPTVDGTVVERTPLA
- a CDS encoding DUF7860 family protein, which gives rise to MTGRYGDLDYPTLAKRGTLLGLCLFAVGAAGELGAHAMGLQLPAWEATLLFDAEVLGVALFLLSPLVFGVALPLTE
- the ahaH gene encoding ATP synthase archaeal subunit H; the protein is MPRPEVLERIKAAEEEAEEIVAEAERDRDDRIAEARERADEIRAEAEEEAEEMAERRLEEAESETEAEATELREEGQAAREELIAQAEAQMDEAVEYAITQFEEAVHAQT
- a CDS encoding V-type ATP synthase subunit I; translation: MLRPEQMSKVSVTGSKGVMDDVVETVHDCNLLHVTEYDGSWDGFQPGNPIDGAETASEKLVTVRSIESILDVDAEDAGPTRIVTDEALEEELGEIRERVNELEDRRDEIRTELGDVEEQIAAVEPFATLGIDLDLLSGYDTLDVIVGEGKREAVERAVVDADGIDAVGIFSEDDIVAVFARPAETADDDVLTDALVGVDFTALEVPDAEGAPEEYVTELEHRQQQLENKRRTVENELEEVKLDAAGFLLAAEEKLSIDVQKREAPLSFATTDNAFVAEGWIPTEEYTDFAAAITDAVGDHAEVEELERAAFKSDGSEVHEDVSAGSAEGTAATDGGDEIRADGGGNVVMRDDSPPVIPNNPGVVKPFEILTQAVSRPKYDEFDPTVVLFLTFPAFFGFMIGDLGYGALYTLIGYYLYSNFEGDAFKSMGGVTIFAGLFTMLFGILYGEFFGLHLIATYFWEGALGLSHPPMEKGLSPAGQSYALTWLVVSILVGILHLNVGYVFDFVENLELHDAKHALFESGSWILMLNGLWIAILSPDLVGATPDFVFTIFDGTGAAPEGAEAIHATYALGFNGFPQIVGLLALGAFFLGLILLVVGEPVEAIEFLNVLVNALSYTRIAAVLLAKAGMAFTVNLLFFGVYVTGEGPEAAFHFGLGHMPEVGSMYHGHEVTEIMFGGLVHSGPAMLIVGLLVLVLGHALVLALGVTSAGLQAVRLEYVEFFGKFYGGGGREYEPFGYERRYTTED
- a CDS encoding ATP synthase subunit K is translated as MYELATQLASVVLQAEGAAAPAIPPTAAAALAVGLAAFGAGYAERGIGAAAVGAVAEDQDLFVQGLIFTVLPETLVILALVVVFLV
- a CDS encoding V-type ATP synthase subunit E → MSLETVAEDIRDEARARAEDIREEGEERAEEIIADAEADAEEIREEREAAVEREIEQRREQAISSAKLEAKQARLEARRDALEEVREEVEAAIVDIDGERRRSLTETLLEAAAEEFEETESVSVYGRADDQELLEDLLDGYEGFSVAGEHDCLGGVVVESEESRVRVNNTFDSILETVWEDNLKELSNRLFER
- a CDS encoding V-type ATP synthase subunit C, which encodes MSASPGSSNPEYVTARVRSRRSALFSDDDYRKLVRMGPAEIARFMEESEYEREINALGARHSGVDLIEYALNRNLAKHFNDLLAWADGRLYDLIARYLRKFDAWNVKTVLRGIYSGADRESVETDLIRAGELDDRLLDRLLDAGSIEEAIDLLDRTMFADPLRAAFDDYEDSGVLVPLENAIDRVFYEQLLSGLVVSEATETYREFLQAEIDFRNARNALRLARSGADVDPSEYFIEGGRLFTAGQLNALASNVDELVATIRESTYGDDLDDALDEFEAANSLISLERALDAALLEYSDRLGFVHPLSVAPVISYILAKEREVDNIRAIARGREAGLSEEEIEEELVIL
- a CDS encoding V-type ATP synthase subunit F, whose protein sequence is MSQEIAVIGSPDFTTGFRLAGVRKFENVPDEQKEEELDDAVMRTLDDDDVGIVVMHDEDMAHLSRTAREAVEGSIEPVLVTLGGGAGSGGLRQQIKRAIGIDLMEED
- a CDS encoding ATP synthase subunit A encodes the protein MSQADTTVREDGIIDSVSGPVVTAVDLDARMNDVVYVGDEGLMGEVIEIEGDITTIQVYEETSGVGPGEPVENTGDPLTVDLGPGLLDTIYDGVQRPLDVLESKMNSPYLDRGVDAPGIDLEKEWEFTPTVEAGDEVGRGDVIGTVPETVTIEHKVLVPPGALEEGETAEIVAIEDGEFNVDETVAELDNGEEIRMRQEWPVREARPAGDKQTPTEPLLTGQRVQDGLFPIAKGGTAAIPGPFGSGKTVTQQQLAKWSDADIVVYIGCGERGNEMTEVIEDFPELPDPQTGNPLMARTTLIANTSNMPVAARESCVYTGITIAEYYRDMGYDVALMADSTSRWAEAMREISSRLEEMPGEEGYPAYLAARLSQFYERAGYFQNINGTEGSISVVGAVSPPGGDFSEPVTQNTLRIVKCFWALDADLAERRHFPSINWNESYSLYRDQLDPWFEENVADDYAEVRQWAIDTLDEEGELQEIVQLVGKDALPEDQQLTLEIARYIREAWLQQNAFHDVDTYCEPDKTYLILTTIKTFNDEAFDALEAGVPVEEITAVEALPRINRIGVQEEYEAYMDELKDSITEQIRELY